The Nitrospira sp. KM1 genome includes a window with the following:
- a CDS encoding DUF3617 family protein, which translates to MPGANRILLRVWTMIVVFALPMPLMAETVHLKPGQYEITVLTEATPYGSKAAPDTTTRCIQADDLSNPDAVFNYYFMTGFKPKPSNKVSNLSMQNGKVGYDVEGPYSNTRVEGTTSDTAFSAVRKAKPKSGKGDPVTMKIEGKRTGDCAHQ; encoded by the coding sequence ATGCCGGGTGCCAACCGAATACTCTTACGAGTGTGGACGATGATCGTGGTGTTCGCGCTCCCAATGCCTCTCATGGCCGAAACCGTTCATCTGAAGCCCGGCCAATATGAGATCACGGTGCTCACGGAGGCGACGCCATACGGCAGCAAGGCTGCGCCTGACACCACAACCCGCTGTATTCAAGCCGACGACCTGTCCAATCCGGACGCCGTGTTCAATTATTATTTCATGACCGGTTTCAAACCGAAACCCTCGAACAAGGTCTCGAACCTATCCATGCAGAATGGGAAAGTCGGGTATGACGTGGAGGGACCCTACTCGAATACGCGCGTCGAGGGAACTACATCGGACACGGCCTTTTCCGCCGTTCGGAAAGCGAAGCCGAAATCGGGCAAAGGCGACCCCGTCACGATGAAGATCGAGGGCAAGCGCACGGGTGACTGCGCACACCAGTAA